One Carassius auratus strain Wakin chromosome 3, ASM336829v1, whole genome shotgun sequence genomic region harbors:
- the nfil3-6 gene encoding uncharacterized protein nfil3-6 — translation MFEESSQEMRASSTMSFTDEAVSILTSSSLLARSLLGRTSALKRKDTCSDITSVRRKREFIPYEKKDEGYWDKRRKNNEAAKRSREKRRVNDMVLENRVLALLEENARLRAEMLALKFRFGLIKDPSNASILPLTTGNCVPQPSAPHYYLPRGDGTHQAGPVLSNQSQSGPQSGRSIRDTSMSEDSGFSTPGGSSVGSPVFFEDRLSDHGKLSPHRADELCYESHHSSADVLTTGHLTMPSNRMESVDSMKSLPHKLRFKSPGGGECDNTGDRQSPVLPTVGPRVHNLSGSTEGAGYWTPPDGEDTRKVMPLQQQYRNYSHNVNPSESQYQAENSMLKSQLSSLSEEVAQLKKLFSEQLLTKTT, via the coding sequence ATGTTTGAAGAGTCATCTCAGGAGATGAGGGCCAGTAGCACAATGTCTTTCACCGATGAAGCTGTGTCCATCCTGACGTCAAGCAGTTTGCTTGCACGCTCGCTACTGGGCCGAACGTCGGCGCTTAAACGCAAAGACACGTGTTCAGACATCACCTCTGTGAGGCGTAAGCGGGAGTTTATTCCTTACGAGAAGAAGGATGAGGGCTACTGGGACAAGCGCAGGAAAAACAACGAAGCCGCAAAGCGCTCTCGTGAGAAGCGGCGTGTAAATGACATGGTGCTGGAAAACCGCGTGCTGGCGCTGCTCGAGGAGAACGCCAGGTTACGAGCGGAAATGCTCGCATTGAAATTTCGCTTCGGCCTCATTAAAGATCCCTCGAATGCTTCCATACTTCCGCTCACAACAGGAAACTGCGTCCCACAACCTTCGGCGCCACATTACTACCTTCCACGTGGGGATGGCACTCACCAAGCTGGCCCAGTATTGTCAAATCAGTCCCAAAGCGGACCGCAATCTGGACGAAGTATCAGAGATACGAGCATGTCAGAAGACTCCGGTTTCTCCACACCTGGGGGGTCCAGTGTTGGTAGTCCCGTCTTCTTTGAGGACAGGTTAAGTGACCATGGAAAGTTATCTCCACACCGAGCAGATGAACTGTGTTACGAGTCACATCACTCCTCAGCTGATGTTTTAACAACGGGACACCTCACCATGCCATCCAACCGGATGGAGTCAGTGGACAGTATGAAGAGTCTTCCACACAAGCTGAGGTTTAAGTCTCCAGGCGGTGGCGAATGCGACAACACCGGAGACCGACAAAGTCCTGTGCTGCCCACAGTGGGCCCTAGGGTTCACAACCTTTCGGGTTCAACTGAAGGAGCAGGTTACTGGACACCACCAGATGGAGAAGACACCCGAAAAGTCATGCCACTACAACAGCAGTACAGGAATTACAGCCACAATGTGAACCCAAGCGAATCTCAATACCAAGCCGAGAACAGCATGCTCAAGTCTCAGCTCAGCTCTCTCAGCGAGGAAGTGGCCCAGCTCAAAAAGCTCTTCTCCGAGCAGTTGCTCACCAAAACAACTTAA
- the LOC113050760 gene encoding uncharacterized protein LOC113050760, with product MESVSLQISTNSSASKTLKNTESIQDYGDLVHSPQSNIRQSRLVKSKPNMSCRRKREFISDEKKDACYWEKRRKNNEAAKRSREKRRFNDMILENRVMALNDENVRLKTELLQLKLRFGLISTASYMEKSQQISGAVNGTSGENSSSSSSNSLFYPNGYSQMMINSDSSETEQSVRGEGHVNLAKYSPRGSLSDMSDGSSRDSPDPFVYDIKQEGMGLDMDIVNSTATQFMLNIHSRLPAVLHQHTFEPDYTGNQQKQRRRETTASPVIPQSAQRSVILFRSSSASYPVETQEMIPKEQQNLNQPTEGPTGSPKSLAEVSKRLERNTLDSPPYDCPDGEAAERQAYLAQRQTPRVDSAAPDLLMRPEEEDETQMYHCCNGTLENDDPPVLTYEGSLRHEEYYEANSGKDTSSSDGDPRSSDKEGSTDDESPSSSCSDTGSYHPHIFVTHSSFSPSQCKDGQAEIKGTALPHKLRLKHRAQSGRASTQDSTTMPPANFQPLPQHPYLALSQPGGLVAGSIECGKKESSMRNSCNKRHD from the coding sequence ATGGAAAGCGTGAGCTTACAAATCTCCACAAATTCCAGTGCAAGCAAAACCTTAAAGAACACAGAAAGCATTCAGGACTACGGTGATCTTGTCCATTCACCTCAAAGCAACATTCGCCAGAGCCGCCTTGTCAAATCAAAGCCAAACATGAGTTGTCGACGCAAGCGTGAGTTCATCTCAGATGAGAAAAAGGATGCATGCTATTGGGAAAAGCGACGGAAGAACAACGAGGCAGCCAAGCGTTCCCGGGAGAAACGACGCTTTAATGACATGATCCTAGAGAACAGAGTTATGGCACTGAATGATGAGAATGTGCGCCTGAAAACTGAGCTTTTACAGCTTAAACTCAGATTTGGTCTGATAAGTACAGCCTCCTACATGGAAAAGAGTCAGCAGATCAGTGGAGCAGTCAATGGAACTTCTGGGGAAAACTCTTCATCTTCCTCTAGCAACAGTCTCTTCTACCCTAATGGTTACTCTCAGATGATGATAAACTCTGATTCTTCTGAAACGGAGCAGTCTGTTCGAGGGGAAGGGCATGTGAATTTGGCAAAGTACTCCCCACGGGGTTCCCTCTCTGATATGTCGGATGGCTCCTCTCGGGACAGCCCTGATCCATTTGTGTATGACATCAAGCAGGAAGGGATGGGTCTGGATATGGACATTGTCAATAGCACTGCCACACaattcatgttaaacattcaTTCTAGGTTGCCTGCAGTACTTCACCAGCACACTTTCGAGCCAGATTATACAGGAAATCAACAGAAGCAAAGACGCCGCGAGACCACTGCAAGTCCAGTCATCCCACAATCCGCTCAAAGAAGTGTGATCCTATTCCGTTCAAGCAGTGCCTCGTATCCTGTGGAAACTCAGGAAATGATTCCTAAAGAACAGCAGAACCTCAATCAACCTACAGAGGGACCAACTGGAAGTCCCAAAAGCTTGGCAGAGGTGTCTAAACGACTAGAGAGAAATACTTTGGACTCTCCTCCTTATGACTGCCCAGATGGGGAAGCAGCCGAAAGGCAAGCGTACCTTGCTCAGCGACAGACCCCCAGGGTTGATTCTGCTGCCCCGGATCTTTTAATGAGACCTGAGGAAGAAGATGAAACACAGATGTACCACTGTTGTAATGGCACCCTGGAGAATGACGATCCACCAGTGCTGACCTACGAAGGAAGCTTGAGACACGAAGAGTACTACGAGGCTAATTCAGGAAAGGACACTTCCTCAAGTGACGGGGATCCCCGCAGCTCTGATAAAGAGGGCTCCACCGATGATGAGTCTCCCTCTTCATCTTGCTCCGATACAGGCAGCTACCACCCTCACATATTCGTGACCCACAGCTCTTTCTCACCAAGCCAATGCAAAGATGGACAAGCAGAAATCAAAGGCACTGCCCTACCCCACAAACTGAGACTCAAGCACAGAGCTCAAAGTGGCAGAGCATCAACTCAAGATTCGACAACAATGCCACCCGCTAACTTCCAGCCATTACCTCAGCATCCTTACCTGGCCTTGTCTCAACCTGGTGGCCTGGTGGCTGGAAGCATTGAATGTGGGAAGAAGGAATCCAGTATGCGCAACAGTTGCAACAAGAGAcatgactaa